A stretch of the Asticcacaulis sp. ZE23SCel15 genome encodes the following:
- a CDS encoding response regulator: MTPKKVLIVEDNELNMKLFHDLLDAQGYETLQTHEGLQALSLARKHLPDLILMDIQLPEISGLEVTKWLKEDDELSHIPVVAVTAFAMKGDEERIREGGCEAYISKPISVAHFLDTVRRYLG; this comes from the coding sequence ATGACCCCTAAAAAAGTCCTGATCGTTGAGGATAACGAGCTGAACATGAAGCTGTTTCATGATCTGCTTGATGCGCAGGGCTATGAGACCCTGCAAACCCACGAAGGGCTTCAGGCTCTGTCGCTGGCGCGCAAGCACCTGCCCGACCTGATCCTGATGGACATCCAGTTGCCGGAAATTTCCGGTCTTGAAGTCACCAAGTGGCTGAAAGAAGACGATGAACTGTCGCACATTCCGGTGGTGGCTGTGACCGCCTTTGCCATGAAGGGCGACGAGGAGCGCATCCGTGAAGGCGGCTGCGAGGCCTATATCTCAAAGCCGATTTCGGTCGCGCACTTTCTGGATACCGTGCGGCGCTATCTGGGGTAA
- a CDS encoding RidA family protein has product MSQVKARLESLGITLPAAATPVANYVSYTRTGNIVNISGQISVDANGGIKGTVGVDVSLEDGVKAARICGLNLLAQMQAACDGDLDNVVRVLKLNAFVQAGPDFYDIPKVINGCSDLMVEVLGEAGKHARSAVGMYKIPLGFAVEIDAQIEVKDRR; this is encoded by the coding sequence ATGTCCCAAGTTAAGGCCCGCCTGGAATCCCTCGGCATCACTTTGCCAGCCGCCGCCACGCCTGTGGCCAACTATGTCTCCTATACCCGCACCGGCAATATTGTGAATATTTCGGGCCAGATCTCGGTCGATGCCAACGGCGGCATCAAGGGCACGGTCGGCGTTGACGTGTCGCTGGAGGACGGTGTGAAGGCGGCGCGTATTTGCGGTTTGAACCTGCTGGCCCAGATGCAGGCGGCTTGCGACGGCGATCTCGATAATGTTGTGCGCGTGCTGAAACTGAATGCGTTCGTGCAGGCCGGCCCTGATTTTTACGACATCCCCAAGGTCATCAACGGCTGCTCCGACCTTATGGTCGAGGTGCTGGGTGAGGCCGGCAAGCACGCCCGTTCGGCCGTCGGCATGTATAAGATCCCGCTGGGTTTTGCGGTCGAAATCGACGCTCAGATCGAGGTTAAAGACCGGCGGTAA
- the rnr gene encoding ribonuclease R, with protein sequence MIKIPKPPRAPHPPRSSAGLPDDDTLLEALSAAREVDVNGLARQFGLKGDDRRALRQRLKALSDAGKLDKRGRKTFGAQGVLPDTGAGTVISQDVDGELWVKWGKDDADKSPLARLAPLKKSAQQTPPGLGDRVYVRFEKVGNEKIGDEWIAHLIKVLDQGAPKVIGVVRKTKKAKGQPEIRLESVNRKSKENYVLTGADLDKLKDGDVVMARPQGGLTRYGPQPATLIEVVGHETDPKVGSVMAVHAHGLPIGFKTSTEDEAKSATAPDLKGRTDLRDLPFVTIDPMDAKDHDDAVYAHPDDDEANPGGYVVWVAIADVAHYVKPGSSLDRDAREKGNSTYLPDRVEPMLPHVLSSGLCSLQENENRATLAVRMVFDASGTKIAHKFVRGLIRSAAKLSYEQAQSAIDGEPDDKTAPLLESLLKPLWAAHACLTKGRNVRGPLHIHSPERKVHLDKAGNVIAIEPRVSLEAHGLIEEMMIQANVSAAETLEKHKSPLIYRVHEAPSLEKITNLADFLSTIGLPWNKGEAPNTLRFNKLLDSQREGPHSEIINEVVLRTQMQAHYSAENFGHFGLNLDRYAHFTSPIRRYADLIVHRALIRALKLGDDGLTDYEVKTLSDTADHITATERRSMAAEREAIERYIAAYLEEHVGANFAGRIVGVTRFGLFVRLLDTGADGIVPVSSLRDDYYIHDDKAHALVGERTHQRWRLGGSIVVKLKEAMPLTGGLVFEAISEPEPHDPNMPRPRLGARVQADSRNPSRRPTGGPPKGPSKGRTKGVTEKKAGKGGKGGKKRR encoded by the coding sequence ATGATAAAAATCCCCAAGCCGCCCCGCGCCCCCCACCCTCCACGTAGCTCTGCGGGATTGCCCGACGATGACACCCTGCTTGAGGCGCTTAGCGCCGCCCGCGAAGTCGATGTCAATGGTCTGGCCCGTCAGTTCGGCCTCAAAGGCGATGATCGCCGTGCCCTGCGCCAGCGCCTGAAGGCCCTGTCGGACGCCGGAAAGCTCGACAAACGTGGCCGTAAAACCTTCGGTGCCCAGGGCGTGCTGCCCGATACGGGTGCGGGCACCGTCATCTCACAGGATGTCGACGGGGAACTGTGGGTCAAATGGGGTAAAGACGACGCCGACAAATCTCCGCTCGCCCGCCTAGCCCCGCTCAAGAAATCGGCGCAACAGACCCCGCCGGGTTTGGGCGACCGAGTCTATGTGCGCTTTGAAAAGGTAGGAAACGAAAAGATTGGTGACGAATGGATCGCCCATCTGATCAAGGTGCTGGATCAGGGCGCGCCCAAGGTCATCGGAGTAGTGCGCAAAACAAAAAAAGCCAAAGGGCAGCCAGAAATCCGTCTGGAAAGCGTCAACCGCAAGTCCAAGGAAAACTATGTCCTGACCGGCGCTGACCTCGATAAGCTGAAAGACGGCGATGTCGTCATGGCCCGCCCGCAAGGGGGCCTGACCCGCTATGGCCCGCAACCGGCCACCCTGATCGAGGTCGTCGGCCACGAGACTGACCCCAAGGTTGGCTCGGTCATGGCGGTTCATGCGCATGGTCTGCCGATCGGGTTCAAGACCTCGACCGAGGACGAGGCCAAATCAGCCACTGCCCCTGACCTCAAGGGCCGCACCGACCTGCGTGATCTGCCATTTGTGACCATCGACCCGATGGACGCCAAGGACCACGACGACGCCGTCTACGCTCACCCTGACGATGATGAAGCCAATCCCGGCGGCTATGTCGTCTGGGTCGCCATCGCCGATGTCGCCCACTATGTGAAGCCCGGTTCATCGCTGGATCGTGACGCGCGCGAAAAAGGCAACTCGACCTACCTGCCCGACCGGGTCGAGCCGATGCTACCGCATGTGCTGTCGTCGGGGCTGTGTTCGCTGCAGGAAAATGAGAACCGCGCTACCCTGGCCGTGCGGATGGTGTTCGATGCGTCCGGCACCAAGATCGCCCATAAATTCGTGCGCGGCCTGATACGTTCGGCGGCTAAACTCAGCTATGAGCAGGCCCAGTCCGCTATCGACGGCGAACCCGACGATAAGACCGCACCTCTGCTGGAGAGCCTGCTTAAGCCGCTATGGGCCGCCCATGCCTGCCTGACCAAGGGCCGTAACGTGCGCGGGCCGCTGCATATCCATTCGCCGGAACGCAAGGTTCACCTCGACAAAGCGGGCAACGTCATCGCCATTGAGCCGCGCGTGTCGCTTGAGGCGCACGGCCTGATCGAAGAGATGATGATTCAGGCCAATGTCAGCGCCGCGGAGACGCTGGAGAAACATAAGTCACCGCTGATCTACCGCGTCCACGAAGCGCCAAGCCTAGAGAAAATCACCAATCTGGCCGATTTCCTGTCAACCATCGGCCTGCCCTGGAACAAGGGTGAAGCGCCCAACACGTTGCGGTTTAACAAGTTGCTGGATAGTCAGCGCGAAGGCCCGCATTCGGAGATCATCAACGAAGTCGTCCTGCGCACCCAGATGCAGGCCCACTATTCGGCCGAAAACTTCGGCCACTTCGGGCTTAATCTGGATCGTTATGCCCACTTTACCTCACCGATCCGCCGTTATGCCGATCTGATCGTGCACCGGGCCCTGATACGGGCACTGAAACTGGGCGATGACGGCCTGACCGACTATGAGGTCAAGACCTTAAGCGATACCGCCGACCACATCACGGCCACGGAACGGCGCTCTATGGCGGCTGAGCGTGAAGCGATTGAGCGCTATATCGCCGCCTATCTTGAGGAACACGTCGGGGCGAATTTCGCGGGCCGCATCGTCGGTGTGACCCGCTTTGGCCTGTTTGTGCGCCTGCTCGATACCGGGGCGGACGGCATTGTGCCGGTATCAAGCTTGCGCGACGATTACTATATTCATGATGACAAGGCCCATGCGCTTGTGGGGGAGCGCACCCATCAGCGCTGGCGCCTCGGTGGCTCAATCGTGGTCAAGCTTAAGGAAGCTATGCCGCTGACCGGCGGGCTGGTGTTTGAGGCGATCAGCGAGCCTGAACCGCACGATCCAAACATGCCCCGTCCGCGTCTGGGGGCACGGGTCCAGGCTGATTCCCGCAACCCATCACGACGCCCCACGGGCGGCCCGCCGAAAGGTCCTTCCAAGGGGCGCACCAAGGGCGTGACCGAGAAGAAGGCGGGGAAAGGTGGCAAAGGCGGGAAAAAGCGGCGATAG
- a CDS encoding GNAT family N-acetyltransferase, which yields MPDTDQPPSNTNLTITLCNSLREVDAAEWNALTTNGNPFTSHAYLEALEATACVGEDAGWQAVHLLARDEAGALRGAMPLYVKAHSYGEYVFDQSWAQAYESAGGRYYPKLQASVPFTPVTGSRLLATDIATKQALVRAAINLCDHNRLSSLHVTFPTHDEWQLMGDMGLLLRQDQQFWWENRDYGTFEDFLADLSSNRRKVIRRERRDLSHLDMRVITGADITEAHLDHLYEFIEDTSDRKWGRPYLNRDFFSLITERMRDKIVLIFAYDGDQPIAGAINYLGGDTLYGRQWGCNRQVPFLHFEVCYYQAIDYAIAHGLKRVEAGAQGEHKLARGYLPQAVYSAHYIRDKALRTPIEHYLNRERDAVAAYIESSSKEGSPFKSSS from the coding sequence ATGCCCGACACCGATCAGCCGCCATCGAATACTAATCTGACCATTACGCTGTGCAATAGCCTGCGCGAGGTGGACGCCGCGGAATGGAACGCACTGACCACCAATGGCAACCCCTTCACCAGCCACGCCTACCTTGAGGCGCTGGAGGCCACGGCGTGCGTCGGCGAAGACGCGGGCTGGCAGGCCGTTCACCTCCTAGCCCGCGACGAAGCCGGGGCGCTACGCGGGGCCATGCCGCTCTATGTCAAAGCCCACTCATATGGGGAATATGTCTTCGATCAGTCGTGGGCGCAGGCTTATGAAAGTGCGGGCGGACGCTATTATCCGAAACTGCAAGCCTCGGTGCCATTTACGCCAGTGACCGGATCGCGCCTGCTGGCCACAGATATCGCGACGAAACAGGCGCTGGTGCGCGCTGCCATAAACCTGTGCGACCACAACCGGCTGTCGTCCCTGCACGTCACCTTCCCCACCCACGACGAATGGCAGTTGATGGGCGATATGGGGTTGTTATTGCGTCAGGATCAGCAGTTCTGGTGGGAAAATCGCGACTACGGCACGTTTGAGGATTTTCTGGCCGATCTGTCGTCCAACCGGCGCAAGGTCATCCGCCGTGAACGGCGCGACCTAAGCCATCTGGATATGCGCGTTATTACCGGGGCGGACATAACTGAGGCCCACCTTGATCATCTCTATGAATTTATTGAAGATACGTCTGATCGCAAATGGGGACGCCCCTATCTCAATCGCGACTTTTTCAGCCTGATCACGGAGCGGATGCGCGATAAGATCGTGCTGATCTTTGCCTATGACGGCGATCAACCCATTGCGGGGGCAATCAATTATCTGGGGGGCGATACGCTGTACGGCCGGCAATGGGGCTGCAACCGCCAGGTACCGTTCCTGCATTTCGAGGTCTGCTATTATCAGGCCATCGACTATGCCATTGCGCATGGCCTCAAGCGGGTCGAAGCGGGCGCCCAGGGCGAACATAAGCTGGCGCGGGGCTATCTGCCGCAGGCGGTCTATTCCGCCCATTATATCCGCGACAAAGCGCTACGCACGCCGATCGAGCATTACCTCAACCGCGAGCGCGACGCTGTTGCTGCTTATATTGAAAGTAGTAGTAAAGAAGGCTCACCATTTAAATCGTCCTCTTAA
- a CDS encoding PleD family two-component system response regulator, with product MTAKVLVVDDTPANVKLLQAKLEADYYDVIVAETGDEAISKAVTEQPDIILLDVMMPGMDGYATCRWLKEHAATSHIPIILVTALDGHNDRLSGLEAGADDFLTKPVDIALLTARLRSLVRLKVMIDELRQREASSRRLGMIDEADRQRQMAAPGNVFIIDDNERQAERLMGLLGANHRCAYETDTARALEIAAKRVDLVIINLSARGFDPLRLIAQLRSHEATRHKPILGIASAEDRTGLLKALELGANDIIVRPVDGQELSARVKTLIHRKRYADHLRVSLDRTMELAVTDTLTGLNNRRFMDHQLLRLVAKAIKGGPKVSLLLVDIDHFKKVNDTYGHDGGDEVLKEFARRLGQNVRAIDLPCRMGGEEFVVIMPETEAKDAAMIAERVRAQVAAKPFSLTDGRTLDVTISVGVSTSKGAGDTPDTLMKRADQAVYEAKQSGRNRVIVKAAA from the coding sequence ATGACCGCCAAAGTCCTTGTTGTCGATGATACGCCCGCCAATGTGAAGCTGCTTCAGGCTAAGCTTGAGGCGGACTATTACGACGTGATCGTCGCCGAAACCGGCGATGAGGCCATATCCAAAGCGGTGACGGAACAGCCCGATATTATACTGCTCGATGTCATGATGCCCGGCATGGACGGCTATGCCACCTGCCGCTGGCTGAAAGAACACGCCGCCACCAGCCACATCCCGATCATTCTGGTCACCGCCCTTGATGGCCACAACGACCGCCTGTCGGGGCTTGAGGCCGGGGCTGACGATTTCCTGACCAAGCCGGTGGATATTGCCCTGTTGACGGCGCGCCTGCGGTCGCTGGTGCGGCTTAAGGTCATGATCGATGAACTGCGCCAGCGCGAAGCCTCCAGCCGGCGTCTGGGCATGATTGATGAGGCCGACCGCCAGCGTCAGATGGCCGCCCCCGGCAATGTCTTTATCATCGATGACAATGAGCGTCAGGCCGAGCGGCTGATGGGACTATTGGGCGCCAACCACCGCTGCGCCTATGAGACCGATACCGCCCGCGCGCTGGAGATTGCCGCCAAACGGGTCGATCTGGTGATTATCAACCTGTCGGCCAGAGGCTTTGATCCTTTGCGCCTGATTGCGCAATTGCGCTCCCATGAGGCCACGCGCCATAAACCGATCCTTGGTATAGCCAGCGCCGAAGACCGCACCGGCCTGCTTAAGGCGCTGGAGCTGGGGGCCAATGACATTATCGTGCGGCCGGTCGATGGGCAGGAACTGTCGGCCCGCGTCAAAACCCTTATTCACCGTAAGCGCTATGCCGATCATTTGCGGGTATCGCTCGACCGGACGATGGAACTGGCGGTGACCGATACCCTGACGGGGCTGAATAACCGGCGCTTTATGGATCACCAGCTATTGCGTCTGGTCGCCAAGGCCATCAAGGGCGGGCCCAAGGTGTCGCTGCTGCTGGTCGATATCGACCACTTCAAAAAGGTCAATGACACCTATGGCCATGACGGTGGCGATGAAGTCTTAAAAGAATTTGCGCGCAGGTTAGGCCAAAATGTCCGCGCTATTGATCTGCCCTGCCGGATGGGTGGGGAAGAGTTCGTGGTGATTATGCCCGAAACCGAAGCCAAGGATGCCGCCATGATCGCTGAGCGGGTGAGGGCGCAGGTGGCGGCCAAGCCGTTCAGCTTAACCGATGGGAGGACGCTGGATGTGACCATATCGGTCGGCGTGTCGACCTCGAAAGGTGCGGGCGATACGCCTGACACCCTGATGAAACGCGCCGATCAGGCCGTTTACGAAGCCAAGCAGTCAGGCCGGAATCGAGTTATCGTCAAAGCCGCCGCCTGA
- the rpmG gene encoding 50S ribosomal protein L33 — protein sequence MAKPASIKIRLNSTADTGFFYVTKKNARTKTEKMVLKKYDPVVRKHVEFREGKIK from the coding sequence ATGGCTAAACCAGCCTCTATTAAGATCCGCCTGAACTCGACGGCGGACACCGGCTTCTTCTACGTCACCAAGAAGAACGCCCGCACCAAGACCGAAAAGATGGTACTGAAGAAGTACGATCCGGTTGTGCGTAAGCATGTCGAATTCCGCGAAGGCAAGATTAAGTAG
- a CDS encoding TonB-dependent receptor, whose translation MGDIKRKLACLWWVTVALSHPVWAQETTKPKDEPPTVTVKGKKPLNRADRQVYDVTKDPDHETATADDTLKKIPGVAVDADGGVTLRGNQAQVMVNGRPWLMYVGDNRAAALRSMPSSMIASIEVISTPGAQYGSNGTGGIINIVTKRSLPPGWFASTTVQVSSNGAGMINGAFQYNRDKLTASVFANIADYKSETRSDFDLAQLAPDGRPLITTDTSNLSDFKSRLGMINSTIDYQLDDNDSLSGQFSYLSSSGTGGGEGETRRSDATGAPTDLYDSDLNSQFDNDTQTLGLGWTRTGATAGDALKVDLKVNRNTSTNRGDNRFDYRLSSLPENQGPRAQNSLNRSEATTAVFSIDYNKGLESGEVTTGLQITHDDADNNNESSFLYTPGIETPALNPAFSNPFAYKQTIRAAYATYQTMLGDHWVVLGGLRAEGLSFESRNAATGAPVKVDYTNLNPSAFATYVVSERQKIRFNYSRRLQRPNAWDLNPSQRYGGAQLVSVGTPTLKPQETNSFETSYEYAKDMNSLSVRAYRLQNRKIISNVRTFIDDPQNAGNQVVLMSRRNAGRSDQTGVQFDYRSQIRPNLSFNTTLTVFEMAMTIPDMPDRSQVTVNSQIGLNYYSKKGHGVSLNLNSLGKQINDYGYMVGNTSVMATYNHALSPSLTLTVMATDVLRTTKTKFVTETRDSRGLSYASRQAPVISISLSRRFGSGYGAPKSKKS comes from the coding sequence ATGGGGGACATTAAACGAAAATTGGCCTGTTTGTGGTGGGTCACCGTCGCCCTAAGTCATCCGGTGTGGGCGCAGGAAACAACTAAGCCTAAAGATGAACCCCCAACCGTTACCGTGAAGGGCAAAAAGCCGCTCAACCGCGCCGACCGTCAGGTCTATGACGTCACCAAAGACCCTGACCACGAAACCGCGACGGCTGACGATACGCTTAAGAAAATTCCGGGCGTCGCGGTCGATGCCGACGGCGGCGTGACCCTTCGCGGCAATCAGGCCCAGGTCATGGTCAATGGCCGTCCCTGGCTGATGTATGTTGGCGATAACCGCGCAGCCGCCCTGCGCTCCATGCCGTCAAGCATGATCGCGTCCATCGAAGTGATCTCTACCCCCGGCGCGCAATATGGCTCAAACGGCACTGGCGGCATCATCAATATCGTGACCAAGCGGTCCCTGCCGCCGGGCTGGTTCGCCAGCACAACCGTGCAAGTGTCGTCAAACGGCGCAGGCATGATCAATGGCGCTTTTCAGTACAATAGGGATAAGCTGACCGCCTCGGTCTTTGCCAATATCGCCGATTACAAAAGCGAAACCCGCTCAGACTTTGATCTGGCGCAACTGGCCCCCGATGGCCGACCGCTCATCACCACAGACACCTCCAACCTGTCGGACTTCAAAAGCCGACTGGGCATGATCAATAGTACGATTGACTACCAACTGGACGACAACGATTCGCTTAGTGGTCAGTTCAGCTACCTGTCCTCCTCCGGCACGGGTGGTGGCGAAGGCGAGACCCGAAGGTCAGACGCCACAGGCGCACCCACCGACCTTTACGACAGCGACTTAAACTCACAGTTTGATAATGACACCCAGACCCTTGGGCTGGGCTGGACACGCACGGGCGCTACGGCGGGAGATGCGCTCAAGGTCGATCTGAAGGTCAACCGCAACACATCGACCAACCGGGGTGATAACCGCTTCGACTACCGCCTGTCGTCCCTGCCCGAAAATCAGGGCCCACGGGCGCAGAATTCCCTTAACCGCTCCGAAGCCACCACCGCCGTCTTCAGCATCGATTATAACAAAGGTCTGGAGTCCGGCGAGGTTACCACCGGCCTTCAGATCACCCACGATGATGCCGACAATAATAATGAGAGCAGCTTCCTTTATACGCCGGGGATTGAGACACCTGCGCTCAATCCGGCCTTCAGCAACCCGTTTGCCTACAAACAGACCATCCGCGCGGCCTATGCGACGTACCAGACCATGCTGGGCGATCACTGGGTGGTGCTGGGGGGCTTACGGGCCGAAGGGCTCAGTTTCGAGAGCCGCAATGCCGCAACCGGCGCGCCGGTTAAGGTCGATTACACCAATCTGAACCCCAGCGCCTTTGCGACCTATGTGGTATCGGAGCGTCAGAAAATCCGTTTCAACTATTCGCGCCGCTTGCAACGGCCAAACGCCTGGGATCTTAATCCATCCCAGAGATACGGGGGGGCGCAATTGGTCAGCGTCGGCACGCCAACCCTGAAACCGCAGGAAACCAACTCGTTTGAGACGTCTTACGAATACGCCAAGGACATGAACAGCCTGTCGGTGCGCGCCTACCGCCTGCAAAACCGCAAGATCATCAGTAATGTCCGCACCTTCATCGATGACCCACAAAATGCCGGCAATCAGGTGGTCCTGATGTCCCGCCGCAATGCCGGTCGCAGCGACCAGACCGGCGTGCAGTTCGATTACCGCAGCCAGATACGGCCGAACCTGTCGTTCAATACGACGCTGACGGTCTTTGAAATGGCTATGACTATCCCTGACATGCCGGATCGGTCGCAGGTTACGGTCAACAGCCAGATCGGCCTGAACTACTATTCAAAAAAGGGCCACGGCGTTTCGCTGAACCTCAATTCTCTGGGCAAGCAGATCAACGATTATGGCTATATGGTCGGCAACACCAGCGTCATGGCGACCTATAATCACGCGTTGTCGCCGAGCCTGACCCTGACGGTCATGGCCACCGATGTGCTGAGGACCACCAAAACCAAGTTTGTGACTGAAACGCGCGATTCCCGCGGCCTGAGCTACGCCTCACGGCAGGCTCCGGTGATATCGATCAGCCTTAGCCGCCGGTTTGGATCAGGCTACGGCGCACCGAAATCTAAAAAATCTTAG